In Kaistia defluvii, one genomic interval encodes:
- a CDS encoding monovalent cation:proton antiporter-2 (CPA2) family protein: MSVDTQGTDLVQLVALLGAAVIAVPISKRLGLGTVLGYLAAGLVIGPYGLKLFTDPQSILHVAELGVVLFLFIIGLEMRPSRLWSLRGEIFGLGLAQVVACSALLTGLGIVAGFPPAVAFIAGMGFVLSSTAIVMQILEERGDTATPAGQRVISILLLEDLAIVPMLAIVALLGTHGSDGEAQSRWISILIAIASLAALIAAGRWLLNPMFRILANVQAREVMTAAALLVVLGAALAMQIGGLSMAMGAFLAGVLLSESSFRHQLEADIEPFRGILLGLFFLSVGMSLDLGVIARHWQMIAIGVVAYMALKAVGIYVVARVLKADHAEAMARAAMLAQGGEFAFVLYAAATAGGVFTGEVNAMLTATVIISMALTPLAVLSLKWLLPPATPEQIEEDFEGAGGRVLMIGFGRFGQISAQFLLAEGVDVTAIDSDAEMIRAASRFGFKVYFGDGTRLDVLHAAGIERAQIVAVCTDKPEVTDKIVELIQSEFPFVQLYVRAYDRGHTLRLLKKGVTYQMRETLESAFTFGASALEGLGVAPERIESISESLRSRDAARLAAQQAGGLLSAGRDLFVTKAFKPEPEPLTVPKREAKALNKEAESATAEPVD, encoded by the coding sequence ATGTCGGTCGATACCCAAGGCACCGATCTCGTCCAGCTGGTGGCGCTGCTCGGCGCGGCCGTGATCGCGGTACCCATTTCCAAGCGGCTCGGCCTCGGCACGGTGCTCGGCTATCTCGCCGCCGGCCTGGTGATCGGCCCCTACGGGCTGAAACTGTTCACCGATCCGCAGTCGATCCTGCATGTCGCCGAGCTCGGCGTGGTGCTGTTCCTGTTCATCATCGGGCTGGAGATGCGGCCATCGCGGCTGTGGAGCCTGCGCGGCGAGATCTTCGGGCTCGGCCTGGCGCAGGTCGTCGCCTGCAGCGCGCTGCTCACGGGCCTCGGCATCGTCGCCGGCTTCCCGCCGGCCGTCGCCTTCATCGCCGGCATGGGCTTCGTGCTCTCCTCGACCGCCATCGTCATGCAGATCCTGGAAGAGCGCGGCGACACGGCGACGCCGGCCGGCCAGCGCGTCATCTCGATCCTGCTGCTGGAAGACCTCGCCATCGTGCCGATGCTGGCGATCGTCGCGCTGCTCGGCACGCATGGGTCGGACGGTGAGGCGCAGTCGCGCTGGATTTCCATCCTGATCGCCATTGCCTCGCTGGCGGCGCTGATCGCGGCCGGGCGCTGGCTGCTCAATCCGATGTTCCGCATCCTGGCCAATGTCCAGGCGCGCGAGGTGATGACGGCCGCGGCGCTGCTGGTCGTGCTGGGCGCGGCGCTCGCCATGCAGATCGGCGGCCTGTCGATGGCGATGGGCGCCTTCCTGGCCGGCGTGCTGCTGTCGGAATCGAGTTTCCGTCACCAGCTCGAGGCCGATATCGAGCCGTTCCGCGGCATTCTGCTCGGCCTGTTCTTCCTCAGCGTCGGCATGTCGCTCGATCTCGGCGTCATCGCCCGCCACTGGCAGATGATCGCGATCGGGGTCGTCGCCTACATGGCGCTGAAGGCCGTCGGCATCTATGTCGTGGCGCGCGTGCTCAAGGCCGACCATGCCGAGGCGATGGCGCGCGCCGCCATGCTGGCCCAGGGCGGCGAGTTCGCCTTCGTGCTCTATGCGGCAGCGACGGCCGGCGGCGTGTTCACCGGCGAGGTCAACGCCATGCTGACCGCCACCGTCATCATCTCGATGGCGCTGACGCCGCTGGCGGTGCTGTCGCTGAAATGGCTGCTGCCGCCGGCGACGCCAGAGCAGATCGAGGAGGATTTCGAGGGCGCGGGCGGGCGGGTGCTGATGATTGGCTTCGGACGCTTCGGCCAGATCTCGGCGCAGTTCCTGCTGGCCGAAGGCGTCGACGTGACGGCAATAGACTCGGACGCCGAGATGATCCGGGCGGCCTCGCGCTTCGGCTTCAAGGTCTATTTCGGCGACGGCACCCGCCTCGACGTGCTGCACGCCGCCGGCATCGAGCGGGCGCAGATCGTGGCGGTCTGCACGGACAAGCCGGAGGTGACGGACAAGATCGTCGAGCTGATCCAGTCGGAATTCCCCTTCGTGCAGCTCTATGTGCGCGCCTATGACCGCGGCCATACGCTGCGGCTGCTCAAGAAGGGCGTGACCTACCAGATGCGCGAGACGCTGGAATCGGCCTTCACCTTCGGCGCCTCGGCGCTGGAAGGCCTGGGCGTCGCGCCCGAGCGGATCGAATCGATCTCGGAAAGCCTGCGCAGCCGCGACGCCGCGCGCCTCGCGGCGCAGCAGGCCGGCGGCCTGCTCTCGGCCGGGCGCGACCTGTTCGTCACCAAGGCGTTCAAGCCGGAGCCCGAGCCGCTCACTGTGCCGAAGCGCGAGGCGAAGGCGCTCAACAAGGAAGCCGAATCGGCCACGGCCGAGCCGGTGGACTGA